From a single Pseudomonas triticicola genomic region:
- a CDS encoding PepSY-associated TM helix domain-containing protein, whose translation MSKKSRSKLWFLVHSWLALPIWFFVLIVCVTGTLAVVSQEIVWLANPQMRASQPSDDAPRLSYDQILAAIKQAEPQTLVQSINRPDESHFALDVEVSYPDGRSLTVYVNPYTGVIQGTAPAFDFKAFTRALHGWWLVPFTNGYSWGWYLVSLLGVPMLVSLITGLVVYKRFWKGFLRPTLRVRHGARIFWGDFHRLCGIWSIWFIAVISITGIWFLIKAILFDNQISISSEPIIPAMSRESVPISAAGTPPPRISLDRAIEIAQQKIPGLEASYVNLPGNAYSHMSVSGRGWYPLMYQTATLNPYNGEMASSRLLSDRSSLEFVTESMRPLHTGDFGGIWIKLIWFFFGLLLSMMILSGLLIWTKRTALATANALKREDKKNRVTAQPALRREPSEASL comes from the coding sequence ATGTCGAAGAAATCCCGTTCCAAACTGTGGTTCCTGGTGCATAGCTGGCTGGCGTTGCCGATCTGGTTCTTTGTGCTGATCGTCTGTGTCACCGGCACGCTGGCGGTGGTCAGCCAGGAGATTGTCTGGCTGGCCAACCCGCAAATGCGCGCCAGTCAGCCGTCGGACGATGCGCCGCGACTTAGCTACGACCAGATTCTCGCCGCGATCAAACAGGCCGAGCCGCAAACCCTGGTGCAGAGCATCAATCGTCCGGACGAGTCGCACTTTGCCCTCGATGTCGAAGTCAGCTACCCCGACGGGCGCTCGCTGACGGTGTATGTCAATCCGTACACCGGGGTCATCCAGGGCACCGCGCCAGCCTTTGATTTCAAAGCGTTCACCCGCGCCCTGCATGGCTGGTGGCTGGTGCCGTTCACCAATGGCTACAGCTGGGGCTGGTACCTGGTGTCGCTGCTCGGCGTGCCGATGCTGGTGTCGCTGATTACCGGGCTGGTGGTGTACAAACGCTTCTGGAAAGGTTTCCTGCGCCCGACACTGCGCGTGCGCCACGGCGCGCGGATTTTCTGGGGCGACTTTCATCGCCTGTGCGGCATCTGGTCGATCTGGTTCATCGCGGTGATTTCCATCACCGGCATCTGGTTCCTGATCAAGGCGATCCTGTTCGATAACCAGATTTCCATTTCCAGCGAACCGATCATTCCAGCGATGTCCCGCGAAAGCGTGCCGATTTCGGCCGCTGGCACCCCGCCGCCGCGCATCAGCCTGGACCGCGCCATCGAAATCGCCCAGCAGAAGATTCCGGGCCTGGAAGCCAGTTACGTCAATCTGCCTGGCAATGCCTACTCGCACATGAGCGTCAGCGGCCGTGGCTGGTATCCGCTGATGTACCAGACCGCGACACTCAACCCGTACAACGGCGAAATGGCTTCCTCACGGTTGCTGTCCGACCGCTCCTCGCTGGAATTCGTCACCGAATCCATGCGCCCGCTGCACACCGGCGACTTCGGCGGCATCTGGATCAAATTGATCTGGTTCTTCTTCGGTCTGTTGCTGAGCATGATGATCCTCAGCGGCCTGCTGATCTGGACCAAGCGCACCGCGTTGGCCACCGCCAATGCGCTGAAACGCGAGGACAAGAAAAACCGCGTCACCGCCCAACCGGCGCTGCGCCGTGAACCTTCGGAGGCGAGCCTGTGA
- the soxR gene encoding redox-sensitive transcriptional activator SoxR — MISKEQVHKPLTVGEVAARSGVAVTALHFYEAKGLIKSERNAGNQRRYPRAVLRRVALIKVAQRLGIPLAEIGEALKILPQDRAPSAADWKILSEQWQRELDERIRQLTLMRDQLTGCIGCGCLSMEACPLRNKGDMLGDRGPGAHFRDE, encoded by the coding sequence ATGATCAGCAAGGAGCAGGTGCACAAGCCTCTCACCGTGGGCGAGGTTGCGGCGCGCAGTGGCGTCGCGGTCACCGCGCTGCATTTTTATGAAGCCAAAGGTTTGATCAAGAGTGAGCGCAATGCCGGCAATCAGCGCCGCTATCCGCGCGCCGTCCTGCGCCGGGTGGCGTTGATCAAAGTCGCGCAACGGTTGGGGATACCGCTGGCGGAGATCGGCGAAGCGCTGAAAATCCTGCCGCAGGATCGCGCGCCATCAGCGGCGGACTGGAAGATTCTGTCTGAACAATGGCAACGCGAGCTCGATGAACGGATCAGGCAACTTACGCTGATGCGCGATCAGCTCACCGGGTGCATCGGCTGCGGCTGTCTGTCCATGGAAGCGTGTCCATTACGCAATAAAGGCGACATGCTCGGTGACCGAGGCCCAGGCGCGCACTTTCGCGATGAATGA
- a CDS encoding metal ABC transporter ATP-binding protein: protein MTSKETLLADHAEPPVGASLLAKAPDQATSLLNDTPQSRAGSLPQGITGPSLEFAEVSLTLGRTTILDKVSFQVQPGSVHALVGPNGGGKSSLIKTLLGQMPHQGQLSLHWPGEPGTIGYVPQALEFDRGLPMTVDDFMAAMCQRRPAFLGLSKHYAGAIGEALERVGMQDKRKRRMGALSGGERQRVLLAQGLIPAPQLLVLDEPMSALDEAGIQVFERLLTDWRAAGVTVLWIEHDLEAVGRLADRVTGLNRRVLFDATPQQALTPERLLTLFSTHPRSAV, encoded by the coding sequence ATGACGTCGAAAGAAACCTTGCTCGCCGATCACGCCGAACCGCCTGTGGGAGCGAGCCTGCTCGCGAAGGCGCCGGATCAGGCGACATCTTTGTTGAATGACACTCCGCAATCGCGAGCAGGCTCGCTCCCACAGGGGATAACCGGGCCATCGCTGGAGTTTGCGGAAGTGAGCCTTACCCTGGGGCGCACGACGATTCTCGACAAGGTCAGCTTCCAGGTGCAGCCCGGCAGCGTGCATGCGCTGGTCGGCCCCAACGGCGGTGGCAAGAGTTCGCTGATCAAGACCCTGCTCGGGCAAATGCCGCATCAGGGCCAGCTCAGCCTGCACTGGCCCGGCGAGCCCGGCACCATTGGTTACGTCCCGCAGGCGCTGGAGTTCGATCGCGGCTTGCCGATGACCGTCGACGATTTCATGGCGGCGATGTGTCAGCGCCGCCCAGCCTTTCTCGGTTTGAGCAAACACTACGCCGGCGCCATCGGCGAGGCACTGGAGCGGGTCGGCATGCAGGACAAGCGCAAGCGCCGCATGGGCGCGCTGTCCGGCGGCGAGCGGCAGCGGGTGCTGCTCGCGCAGGGCTTGATTCCGGCGCCGCAACTGCTGGTGCTCGACGAGCCGATGTCGGCCCTCGATGAGGCCGGGATCCAAGTGTTCGAACGTCTGCTGACTGACTGGCGCGCGGCGGGAGTCACGGTGCTGTGGATCGAGCATGACCTGGAAGCGGTGGGTCGGCTGGCCGATCGGGTTACCGGTCTCAACCGCCGCGTGCTGTTCGATGCCACACCGCAACAGGCGCTGACTCCGGAGCGTCTGCTGACGCTGTTTTCCACCCATCCACGGAGCGCGGTCTGA
- a CDS encoding aminotransferase class V-fold PLP-dependent enzyme: MNTRPLYFDYAATTPVDERVIQVMIECLGFHGNFGNPASSSHAFGQQARQTVEQARRQVADLVGAQPEQIVWTSGATESNNLALKGVAQARGVSGGHIITSQIEHKAILDTARQLQDSGIAVTYLVPDAEGLITPQAVSEAMRDDTFLVSLMLVNNELGTVNDVEAIGEVVRSRQALFHVDAAQGAGKVAIDLSRWPVDLMSFSAHKLYGPKGIGALYVGPQAQQRLQAQIHGGGHEGGLRSGTLATHQIAGMGAAFALAADAFDEEKKSIIALRERLLEQLLKLPGVRLNGSASQRIPHTLSLTFSEGEFNSAALSHSIAFSATSACNSASNAPSHVLLALGHDARLAGRTIRLSLGRFTTVEDVDKAVDLITTACASAPAFWATGL, from the coding sequence ATGAACACACGTCCGCTGTATTTCGATTACGCCGCCACCACCCCGGTGGACGAGCGGGTCATCCAGGTGATGATCGAATGTCTGGGTTTTCACGGTAACTTCGGTAACCCGGCGTCCAGCTCCCACGCCTTCGGCCAGCAGGCCCGGCAGACGGTCGAGCAGGCACGTCGGCAAGTTGCCGATCTGGTCGGCGCGCAGCCTGAGCAGATTGTCTGGACCTCCGGTGCCACCGAATCCAACAACCTCGCCCTCAAAGGCGTCGCCCAGGCCCGTGGCGTTTCCGGCGGGCACATCATTACCAGCCAGATTGAACACAAGGCGATCCTCGACACCGCCCGGCAATTACAGGATTCAGGCATTGCCGTGACCTATCTGGTGCCGGACGCAGAAGGCCTGATCACGCCGCAAGCGGTCAGTGAAGCCATGCGTGACGACACCTTTCTGGTGTCGCTGATGCTGGTCAACAATGAGTTGGGCACGGTCAACGATGTCGAGGCGATTGGCGAAGTGGTGCGCAGTCGGCAGGCGTTGTTTCATGTTGATGCGGCGCAAGGCGCGGGCAAAGTCGCGATCGACCTGAGCCGCTGGCCGGTGGATCTGATGTCGTTTTCCGCACACAAACTCTACGGCCCCAAGGGCATCGGTGCCTTGTATGTCGGCCCGCAGGCGCAGCAACGCTTGCAGGCACAGATCCACGGCGGCGGTCATGAAGGTGGCCTGCGCTCCGGAACCCTGGCGACTCATCAGATTGCCGGGATGGGCGCTGCTTTCGCTTTGGCCGCCGACGCATTCGATGAAGAGAAAAAATCCATCATCGCTTTGCGCGAACGCTTGCTCGAACAGCTTTTGAAGTTGCCCGGCGTGCGCCTCAATGGCAGTGCCTCGCAACGTATTCCGCACACCCTGAGCCTGACCTTCAGCGAGGGCGAGTTCAACAGCGCCGCATTGAGCCATTCGATCGCGTTTTCCGCGACGTCGGCGTGTAATTCCGCAAGTAATGCACCGTCCCACGTGCTGCTCGCGCTCGGACACGATGCGCGGCTGGCGGGGCGCACCATTCGCTTGAGCCTCGGGCGGTTTACCACCGTCGAGGATGTCGACAAGGCCGTTGACCTGATCACAACCGCCTGCGCCAGTGCCCCGGCATTCTGGGCGACAGGGCTCTAA
- a CDS encoding antibiotic biosynthesis monooxygenase, protein MSNRSFTQLIEFEIEPRQQAALVTALATQTEGLAQRYDGFLSASVQASDDGRRVLSFLQWQSREAGEAAFRSFESGEEDFWQLIRTHRAKNVTFNSFQVHSSIARSHDDALHCRLPLSQY, encoded by the coding sequence ATGAGCAATCGCAGCTTTACCCAATTGATCGAATTCGAAATCGAACCCCGCCAGCAAGCAGCGCTGGTCACGGCACTGGCCACGCAGACCGAGGGGCTGGCCCAGCGTTACGACGGGTTTCTCAGCGCCAGCGTGCAGGCCAGCGACGACGGCCGCCGCGTGCTGAGCTTTTTGCAATGGCAGAGCCGCGAAGCGGGGGAGGCGGCGTTTCGCAGTTTCGAAAGCGGCGAGGAGGATTTCTGGCAATTGATCCGTACCCATCGGGCGAAAAACGTGACCTTCAACTCGTTCCAGGTGCACAGCAGTATCGCCCGCAGCCACGACGACGCGCTGCACTGCCGTTTGCCGCTCAGCCAGTATTAG
- a CDS encoding VOC family protein, translated as MSVKPIPEGYHSITPYLGIRQAAEAIDFYKKAFNASEVMRLTMPDGNIGHAELRIGDSAIMLGTPCDQGPLSNPQQAVSIGLHLYVTDVDQSFQQALDAGAQSVSEVKDQFYGDRSGTLRDPFGHLWFLATHKEDLSEEQIRQRAMEMFSQG; from the coding sequence ATGAGCGTCAAACCCATTCCCGAGGGGTATCACAGCATTACCCCGTATCTCGGCATCCGACAGGCTGCCGAGGCCATCGATTTCTACAAGAAAGCCTTCAATGCCAGCGAAGTCATGCGCCTGACCATGCCCGACGGCAACATCGGCCATGCCGAGCTGCGCATTGGCGACAGCGCGATCATGCTTGGCACGCCTTGCGACCAAGGGCCGCTGAGCAATCCGCAGCAGGCAGTGTCGATCGGCTTGCACCTGTATGTCACCGATGTCGACCAGTCCTTTCAACAAGCGCTGGATGCAGGGGCGCAAAGCGTCTCCGAGGTCAAAGACCAGTTTTACGGTGACCGCAGCGGCACGCTGAGAGATCCGTTCGGCCATCTGTGGTTTCTCGCCACGCACAAAGAGGATCTGAGCGAAGAGCAGATTCGCCAGCGTGCGATGGAGATGTTCAGCCAAGGCTGA
- a CDS encoding LysE family translocator, with amino-acid sequence MNLSLDLLLGFALFALVTSITPGPNNTMLLASGVNFGFNRTIPHMLGISCGFFLLVVAVGFGLGAVFQAYPILYTVLRYVGAAYLLYLAWKIAHSGPVGDSAHGEAKPISYLGAAAFQWVNPKAWIMAIGAISTYTPMQGYFYNVVIIAAVFAIINLPSVGLWAACGTLLRNVLKDPRWLRVFNWGMAALLVISLYPLLLESFH; translated from the coding sequence ATGAACCTCTCGCTTGATCTGCTGTTGGGCTTTGCCCTGTTTGCCCTTGTCACCTCGATCACACCGGGGCCGAACAACACCATGTTGCTGGCGTCCGGAGTGAATTTCGGTTTCAACCGCACCATTCCGCACATGCTCGGCATCAGCTGCGGCTTCTTCCTGTTGGTGGTAGCGGTGGGCTTCGGCCTTGGCGCGGTGTTTCAGGCCTATCCGATTCTGTATACGGTGCTGCGATATGTCGGCGCGGCGTATTTGTTGTATCTGGCGTGGAAGATCGCCCACTCCGGCCCGGTCGGCGACAGTGCCCACGGCGAGGCGAAACCGATCAGCTATCTGGGCGCCGCGGCGTTCCAGTGGGTCAATCCAAAGGCGTGGATCATGGCCATCGGCGCCATCAGCACGTACACGCCGATGCAGGGTTATTTCTATAACGTCGTGATCATCGCGGCGGTATTCGCCATCATCAATCTGCCCAGTGTCGGCCTGTGGGCGGCGTGCGGCACGCTGTTGCGCAATGTGCTTAAAGATCCGCGCTGGTTGCGAGTGTTCAATTGGGGCATGGCCGCGCTGTTGGTGATCTCGCTGTATCCGTTACTTCTCGAAAGCTTTCACTGA
- a CDS encoding metal ABC transporter substrate-binding protein yields the protein MSISSPRRPLLRLFLLGLCACLLSPLASAEQGKRLRIGITLHPYYSYVANIVGDKAEVVPLIPAGFNPHAYEPRAEDIKRISGLDVIVLNGVGHDDFADRMIAASETPNVKTIEANENVPLLAATGVAARGAGKVVNPHTFLSISASIAQVNNIARELGKIDPDNAKTYTQNARAYGKRLRQMRADALAKLTQAPNAELRVATVHAAYDYLLREFGLEVTAVVEPAHGIEPSPSQLKKTIDQLRELDVKVIFSEMDFPSSYVDTIQRESGVKLYPLSHISYGQYTADKYEKEMTGNLNTVVRAIQESGA from the coding sequence ATGTCCATTTCATCTCCTCGCCGTCCCTTGTTACGCCTGTTTCTGCTTGGCCTGTGCGCCTGCCTGCTGAGTCCGTTGGCCAGCGCCGAGCAAGGCAAACGCCTGCGTATCGGCATCACTCTGCATCCGTATTACAGCTACGTCGCCAACATCGTTGGCGACAAGGCCGAAGTGGTGCCGCTGATTCCTGCGGGCTTTAATCCGCACGCCTACGAACCGCGCGCCGAAGACATCAAGCGCATCAGCGGACTGGACGTGATCGTGCTCAACGGCGTCGGTCATGACGACTTCGCCGACCGGATGATCGCCGCCAGCGAAACACCCAACGTCAAAACCATCGAAGCCAACGAGAACGTGCCATTGCTGGCGGCCACCGGTGTCGCTGCGCGCGGCGCTGGCAAAGTGGTCAATCCGCACACGTTCCTGTCGATCAGCGCCTCCATCGCCCAGGTCAACAACATCGCCCGCGAGCTGGGCAAGATCGATCCGGACAATGCCAAGACCTACACGCAAAACGCCCGCGCTTACGGCAAACGCCTGCGGCAGATGCGCGCCGACGCCTTGGCCAAACTGACCCAGGCACCGAACGCCGAACTGCGCGTGGCCACAGTGCATGCGGCTTACGACTATCTGTTGCGTGAATTCGGTCTGGAAGTGACGGCCGTGGTCGAGCCGGCCCACGGCATCGAGCCAAGCCCGAGCCAGCTGAAAAAAACCATCGACCAGTTGCGTGAACTCGACGTCAAAGTGATCTTCTCCGAGATGGATTTCCCCTCCAGCTACGTCGACACCATCCAGCGCGAATCCGGGGTGAAGCTGTACCCGCTGTCGCACATTTCCTACGGCCAATACACCGCCGACAAGTACGAAAAGGAAATGACCGGCAACCTCAACACCGTGGTTCGGGCGATTCAGGAGTCGGGGGCATGA
- a CDS encoding thiamine pyrophosphate-binding protein: MNKAISVTPPSRLSRFWHKWRFHINVLLLLIPLGFMPKYFADASLFRGDSGLGQREVGTVQVGPWSLRLAELRDEAPHLSGPAGYMKDFTAAVCDTCVEQVKATYLRIGKPRSLRAAGTIFFGTPYRMGTQMPIPAKTKPDAELWITMEGWDGSMHQAAIPLSQASPATVAWLNKQGAKP; this comes from the coding sequence GTGAACAAAGCCATCTCGGTCACACCGCCGTCGCGCCTGTCGCGTTTCTGGCACAAGTGGCGTTTCCACATCAATGTCCTGCTGTTGCTGATCCCGCTGGGCTTCATGCCGAAATACTTTGCCGATGCCTCGCTGTTTCGCGGCGACAGTGGCCTGGGCCAGCGTGAAGTAGGCACCGTTCAGGTCGGCCCGTGGAGCCTGCGCTTGGCCGAACTGCGTGACGAGGCGCCGCACCTGAGCGGGCCGGCCGGTTATATGAAGGATTTCACTGCTGCCGTCTGCGATACCTGCGTCGAACAGGTCAAGGCTACTTACCTGCGCATCGGCAAGCCGCGCAGTCTGCGCGCCGCTGGCACGATCTTCTTCGGTACGCCTTATCGCATGGGCACGCAAATGCCGATCCCGGCAAAGACCAAACCTGACGCCGAGCTGTGGATCACCATGGAAGGCTGGGACGGCAGCATGCACCAGGCCGCGATTCCCCTGAGCCAAGCCTCCCCCGCTACGGTTGCGTGGCTGAACAAACAAGGAGCCAAACCATGA
- a CDS encoding DUF6162 family protein → MSSPTTQVVRPAGAGHETLNVLLSCLLILAVAGSVVAWRGVSHEPEPVASNQYDARRDLSAAEQGIYADLRVTLDEIRLLREEQQALPTPQMLANEGFAPFAQDASSVSRGGHAWQMLAERAYFGRSATPDVAGSFLMRVGTDANAAPDIWLKRSADPAPAEDLSDAALSAAGWKQIVAQFDAGVTREHRH, encoded by the coding sequence ATGAGTAGCCCGACGACGCAAGTGGTACGCCCGGCCGGCGCCGGCCATGAAACCCTCAACGTGCTGCTGTCGTGCCTGCTGATCCTCGCGGTCGCCGGCTCGGTGGTGGCGTGGCGCGGGGTTTCCCATGAACCGGAGCCGGTCGCGAGCAACCAGTACGACGCCCGCCGCGATCTCAGCGCCGCCGAGCAAGGCATCTATGCCGACCTGCGAGTGACCCTCGACGAAATCCGCCTGCTGCGCGAAGAGCAACAAGCCCTGCCGACGCCACAGATGCTGGCCAACGAAGGCTTCGCGCCGTTCGCCCAGGACGCCAGCTCGGTCAGCCGTGGCGGTCACGCATGGCAGATGCTCGCCGAACGCGCCTATTTCGGCCGTAGTGCGACGCCTGATGTCGCCGGTTCATTTCTGATGCGTGTCGGCACTGACGCCAACGCGGCGCCGGACATCTGGCTCAAGCGCAGCGCCGATCCCGCGCCTGCTGAAGATCTGTCTGACGCCGCGCTGTCCGCCGCTGGCTGGAAACAGATCGTCGCGCAATTCGATGCCGGGGTTACCCGCGAACATCGCCATTGA